A single genomic interval of Streptococcus oralis subsp. dentisani harbors:
- a CDS encoding MATE family efflux transporter — protein sequence MYPTHQFKDKFVLFLKIFFPILIYQFANYSASFVDTTMTGQYNTMDLAGVSTATSLWNPFFTFLTGIVSAMVPIIGHHLGRGKKEEVASDFYQFIYLAFVLSLILLGMVIFLAPPVLNHIGLEEQVAAVSVSYLWYLSIGIIPLLLFSVIRSLLDSLGLTKLSMYLMLLLLPLNCGFNYLLIYGAFGFPELGGAGAGLGTSLAYWVLLGISLLVLFKHQRLKALHLEKRIPLNIDKIKEGVRLGLPIGGTVFAEVAIFSVVGLIMAKFSSLIIASHQSAMNFSSLMYAFPMSISSAMAIVVSYEVGAKRFGDAKTYARLGRITALIFAGLTLSFLYIFRDRVASLYGNDPQFIETTAVFLTYSLFFQLADSFAAPLQGILRGYKDTIVPFYLGLIGYWGVAIPLGYLLDQATDLGAYAYWIGLIASLIVSGCLYQWRLKSIMKRLS from the coding sequence ATGTATCCAACCCATCAATTTAAAGATAAGTTTGTCTTATTTCTTAAGATATTTTTCCCTATCCTGATCTATCAATTTGCCAATTATTCTGCCTCTTTTGTGGATACAACCATGACGGGGCAATACAATACCATGGACTTGGCTGGTGTATCAACTGCAACGAGTCTATGGAATCCTTTCTTCACTTTTTTAACAGGGATTGTTTCGGCTATGGTTCCTATCATCGGCCATCATCTAGGACGAGGTAAAAAGGAAGAAGTAGCATCTGACTTTTACCAATTTATCTATTTGGCTTTTGTATTGTCTTTGATTTTGCTTGGGATGGTAATATTCTTAGCGCCCCCCGTTTTAAACCATATTGGACTAGAAGAACAAGTGGCAGCAGTTTCGGTTTCTTATCTTTGGTATTTGTCTATCGGAATTATTCCCTTGTTGCTTTTCAGTGTTATCCGATCGCTACTTGATTCACTCGGTCTGACCAAGCTATCTATGTACCTCATGCTCTTATTGCTACCTTTAAATTGTGGATTTAACTATTTGTTAATTTACGGTGCCTTTGGGTTTCCAGAGTTAGGTGGAGCAGGAGCAGGGCTGGGAACTTCGTTAGCCTATTGGGTTTTATTGGGCATTTCCCTGCTTGTTTTGTTCAAACATCAAAGATTAAAAGCATTACATCTTGAAAAACGTATCCCGCTCAATATAGATAAAATCAAGGAAGGTGTTCGGTTAGGTCTACCAATTGGGGGAACCGTCTTTGCGGAAGTGGCTATTTTCTCCGTGGTGGGACTAATCATGGCTAAATTTTCATCGCTCATCATCGCCAGTCACCAGTCAGCTATGAATTTTTCGAGTCTCATGTACGCTTTTCCCATGAGTATATCCTCTGCTATGGCAATTGTTGTGTCTTACGAGGTGGGGGCTAAACGTTTTGGGGATGCAAAAACCTATGCTCGTTTGGGGAGAATAACAGCCCTTATTTTTGCAGGTCTCACCCTGTCCTTTCTCTACATTTTTAGAGATCGTGTAGCAAGTCTATATGGAAATGACCCTCAGTTCATTGAAACAACTGCTGTATTTCTGACTTACAGTCTCTTCTTCCAGTTAGCAGATAGCTTTGCGGCACCGCTCCAGGGGATTTTAAGAGGGTACAAGGACACTATCGTTCCTTTCTATCTTGGATTAATCGGGTATTGGGGAGTAGCGATACCTCTAGGATATCTACTAGATCAGGCAACTGACTTAGGAGCATATGCCTACTGGATTGGGTTAATTGCCAGCTTGATTGTTTCTGGTTGTTTGTATCAATGGCGTTTGAAATCCATAATGAAAAGGTTGAGCTAA
- a CDS encoding thiamine pyrophosphate-dependent dehydrogenase E1 component subunit alpha, with the protein MSTLDKNLLLEMFRKMEEIRRMDLKIAQLVKKGKVPGMTHFSVGEEAANVGAMLALNPDDLITSNHRGHGQAIAKGIDLNGMMAEILGKYTGTCKGKGGSMHIADLDAGNLGANGIVGGGMGIAVGAALSQQMQNTGKIVVCFFGDGATNEGVFHEAVNMASIWNLPVIFYCINNGYGISADIKKMTNVEHIHHRSAAYGIPGMFIEDGNNVIDVYEGFKKAVDHVRGGNGPVLIESVTYRWLGHSSSDPGKYRTREEVELWKQKDPIENLRNYLLENKLASAEELEEIQAQVKEAVEASVKFAEESPFPPLESAFEDIYAD; encoded by the coding sequence ATGTCAACTTTAGATAAAAATCTTTTGCTAGAGATGTTCCGTAAGATGGAAGAAATCCGTCGCATGGACTTAAAAATAGCTCAGTTAGTGAAAAAGGGAAAAGTTCCTGGTATGACTCACTTTTCTGTCGGAGAAGAAGCTGCTAACGTCGGAGCTATGCTGGCCCTCAATCCAGATGATCTAATCACCTCAAACCACCGTGGTCATGGTCAAGCTATCGCCAAAGGAATTGACCTCAATGGCATGATGGCTGAAATCCTTGGGAAATACACTGGAACATGTAAAGGAAAAGGTGGTTCCATGCACATTGCTGACCTTGATGCTGGTAACCTTGGTGCCAATGGTATCGTAGGTGGTGGTATGGGAATCGCTGTTGGTGCAGCCCTCAGTCAGCAAATGCAGAACACTGGAAAAATCGTCGTTTGCTTCTTTGGAGATGGCGCGACCAACGAAGGTGTCTTCCACGAAGCAGTGAACATGGCTTCTATCTGGAACCTTCCAGTGATTTTCTACTGCATTAACAACGGTTATGGTATCTCTGCGGACATCAAAAAAATGACCAATGTAGAACATATCCATCACCGTAGCGCAGCATATGGTATTCCTGGAATGTTTATTGAAGATGGCAACAACGTCATCGACGTTTATGAAGGATTTAAGAAAGCTGTAGACCATGTTCGTGGTGGTAATGGTCCAGTCTTGATTGAAAGTGTCACTTATCGCTGGCTCGGTCACTCATCATCTGACCCTGGTAAATATCGTACACGTGAAGAAGTGGAATTGTGGAAACAAAAAGACCCAATCGAAAACCTTCGCAACTACCTCTTGGAAAACAAGCTAGCAAGTGCCGAAGAATTGGAAGAAATCCAAGCACAAGTCAAGGAAGCAGTAGAAGCTTCTGTTAAATTTGCTGAGGAAAGCCCATTCCCACCGCTTGAATCCGCATTTGAAGATATTTACGCAGACTAA
- a CDS encoding alpha-ketoacid dehydrogenase subunit beta, translating into METKTMSFRDTIILAMSEEMRRDENVFLMGEDVGVFGGDFGTSVGMLEEFGPERVRDCPISEAAISGAAAGAAMTGLRPIVDMTFMDFSVIAMDNIVNQAAKTRYMFGGKGQVPMTVRCAAGNGVGSAAQHSQSLESWFTHIPGLKVVAPGTPADMKGLLKSSIRDNNPVIILEYKSEFNQKGEVPVDPDYTIPLGVGEIKREGTDVTVITYGKMLRRVVQAAEELAEEGISVEIVDPRTLVPLDKDIIINSVKKTGKVVLVNDAHKTSGYIGEISAIISESEAFDYLDAPIRRCAGEDVPMPYAQNLENAMIPTVESIKDAIRKTYNKE; encoded by the coding sequence ATGGAAACAAAAACAATGTCGTTCCGTGACACCATTATCCTTGCTATGTCTGAGGAAATGCGTCGCGATGAAAATGTATTCTTGATGGGAGAAGACGTCGGTGTCTTCGGAGGAGACTTCGGAACTTCTGTTGGAATGCTCGAAGAATTTGGTCCAGAACGTGTTCGTGACTGTCCGATTTCTGAAGCTGCTATCTCGGGAGCAGCAGCAGGAGCAGCCATGACAGGACTTCGCCCAATCGTTGATATGACCTTTATGGACTTCTCTGTTATTGCCATGGACAATATCGTCAACCAAGCTGCTAAAACACGTTATATGTTTGGTGGTAAAGGTCAGGTTCCAATGACAGTTCGATGTGCAGCTGGTAACGGTGTCGGTTCTGCAGCTCAGCACTCGCAATCTCTAGAGTCTTGGTTTACTCACATTCCTGGACTTAAGGTTGTAGCTCCAGGAACACCTGCGGACATGAAAGGACTGCTCAAGTCTTCTATCCGTGATAACAACCCTGTTATCATTCTTGAGTACAAGTCAGAATTTAACCAAAAAGGGGAAGTGCCAGTTGATCCAGACTACACAATCCCACTTGGAGTTGGTGAAATCAAACGTGAAGGTACAGATGTAACAGTCATTACTTATGGAAAAATGCTTCGCCGTGTGGTTCAAGCTGCTGAAGAATTGGCAGAAGAGGGGATTTCAGTTGAAATTGTGGATCCACGTACCCTTGTTCCACTTGATAAGGATATCATCATTAACTCAGTGAAGAAGACTGGTAAGGTGGTTCTTGTCAACGATGCTCACAAAACAAGTGGCTATATCGGAGAGATTTCAGCAATTATTTCAGAATCAGAAGCATTTGACTATCTAGATGCACCAATCCGCCGTTGCGCCGGAGAAGATGTGCCAATGCCTTACGCACAAAACCTAGAGAATGCAATGATTCCAACAGTTGAAAGCATCAAAGATGCCATCCGTAAAACCTATAACAAAGAATAA
- a CDS encoding dihydrolipoamide acetyltransferase yields the protein MADDKLRATPAARKLADDLGINLYDVSGSGANGRVHKEDVETYKDTNVVRISPLAKRIALEHNIAWQEIQGTGHRGKIMKKDVLAFLPENIENDTIKSPAQIEKVEEVPDNVTPYGEIERIPMTPMRKVIAQRMVESYLTAPTFTLNYDVDMSEMLALRKKVLDPIMEATGKKVTVTDLLSLAVVKTLMKHPYINASLTEDGKTIITHNYVNLAMAVGMDNGLMTPVVYNAEKLSLSELVVAFKDVIGRTLDGKLAPSELQNSTFTISNLGMFGVQSFGPIINQPNSAILGVSSTVEKPVVVNGEIVIRPIMSLGLTIDHRVVDGMAGAKFMKDLKALIENPISMLV from the coding sequence ATGGCTGATGACAAGCTAAGAGCGACTCCTGCGGCTAGAAAGTTAGCGGATGATCTAGGTATCAACCTCTACGACGTTTCTGGCTCAGGTGCAAACGGTCGTGTCCACAAAGAAGACGTGGAAACTTATAAAGACACAAACGTGGTTCGCATTTCGCCACTTGCAAAACGAATTGCCCTCGAACATAACATTGCTTGGCAGGAAATCCAAGGAACTGGCCATCGTGGCAAGATTATGAAGAAGGACGTTTTGGCCTTCCTTCCTGAAAATATCGAAAACGATACCATCAAGTCTCCTGCTCAGATCGAAAAAGTGGAAGAAGTTCCTGATAATGTTACACCTTATGGTGAGATTGAGCGTATTCCAATGACACCAATGCGTAAGGTTATCGCGCAACGTATGGTTGAATCTTACCTAACTGCGCCAACTTTCACACTCAACTACGATGTCGATATGTCAGAAATGTTGGCTCTTCGTAAGAAGGTTCTTGATCCAATCATGGAAGCAACTGGTAAGAAAGTCACGGTTACTGACTTGCTTTCTCTTGCGGTTGTGAAGACATTGATGAAACACCCTTACATCAACGCTTCGTTGACTGAAGACGGCAAGACCATTATCACGCACAACTATGTCAACCTTGCGATGGCGGTTGGGATGGATAACGGATTGATGACACCTGTTGTCTATAATGCTGAAAAATTAAGTCTTTCAGAGTTGGTTGTAGCCTTCAAGGATGTGATTGGTCGTACCTTGGATGGTAAATTAGCTCCAAGCGAACTCCAAAATTCAACCTTCACAATTAGTAACTTAGGAATGTTTGGTGTTCAGTCCTTTGGTCCTATTATTAACCAACCCAACTCAGCTATCCTCGGGGTTAGCTCAACAGTTGAGAAACCTGTAGTTGTCAATGGTGAGATTGTCATTCGCCCTATCATGAGCCTTGGATTAACGATTGACCACCGTGTCGTAGATGGGATGGCTGGTGCTAAGTTTATGAAAGACTTGAAAGCCTTGATTGAGAACCCAATCTCAATGTTGGTTTAA
- the lpdA gene encoding dihydrolipoyl dehydrogenase has translation MALEVIMPKAGVDMTEGQIVQWNKKVGEFVKEGEILLEIMTDKVSMELEAEEDGYLIAILKGDGETVPVTEVIGYLGEEGENIPTAGATAPEASPAPAASASNDDGKSDDAFDIVVIGGGPAGYVAAIKAAQLGGKVALVEKSELGGTCLNRGCIPTKTYLHNAEIIENIGHAANRGIVIENPNFTVDMDKLLETKSKVVNTLVGGVAGLLRSYGVTVHKGVGTITKDKNVLVNGSELLETKKIILAGGSKVSKINVPGMESSLVMTSDDILEMKEVPESLVIIGGGVVGIELGQAFMTFGSKVTVIEMMDRIVPAMDAEVSKNLRLILERKGMTILTDTKLQEIIEENGQLRIKVEGKDDIIASKALLSIGRVPDLEGIGDVEFELDRGRIKVNEYMETSVPGIYAPGDINGTKMLAHAAFRMGEVAAENALKGNHAVAKLNLTPAAIYTLPEVAAVGLTEEQAREKYDVAIGKFNFAANGRAIASDAAQGFVKVIADKKYGEILGVHIIGPAAAELINEASSIIEMEITVEEMLKTIHGHPTYSEVMYEAFADVLGMAIHSPKKK, from the coding sequence ATGGCCTTAGAAGTAATTATGCCAAAAGCCGGCGTGGATATGACAGAAGGACAAATCGTCCAATGGAATAAAAAAGTCGGAGAATTTGTAAAAGAAGGAGAAATCCTTTTGGAAATCATGACTGACAAAGTCAGCATGGAATTGGAAGCCGAAGAAGATGGCTACTTGATTGCCATCCTCAAAGGAGATGGGGAAACAGTTCCGGTTACAGAAGTTATCGGTTACCTTGGAGAAGAAGGTGAAAATATCCCAACAGCTGGAGCAACAGCACCAGAAGCTAGCCCAGCGCCTGCAGCAAGTGCTTCAAACGACGACGGCAAGAGTGATGATGCCTTTGATATCGTTGTGATTGGTGGTGGACCTGCTGGATATGTAGCGGCTATTAAAGCAGCCCAACTCGGTGGTAAGGTTGCCCTTGTTGAGAAATCTGAACTCGGTGGGACGTGCTTGAACCGTGGCTGTATCCCAACTAAGACATACCTTCACAATGCTGAAATCATCGAAAACATCGGTCATGCAGCAAACCGTGGTATCGTCATCGAAAATCCAAATTTCACTGTAGATATGGACAAACTTTTAGAAACTAAATCTAAAGTTGTCAATACCTTGGTAGGTGGTGTTGCAGGTCTTCTTCGTAGCTACGGAGTTACTGTACATAAGGGTGTTGGTACTATTACTAAAGACAAGAATGTCTTGGTAAATGGTTCAGAATTGCTTGAAACCAAGAAAATCATCCTTGCTGGTGGTTCAAAAGTCAGCAAGATAAACGTTCCTGGTATGGAATCTTCACTTGTGATGACCAGTGATGACATTCTAGAAATGAAAGAAGTACCAGAAAGCCTTGTTATCATCGGCGGTGGCGTTGTCGGTATCGAACTCGGCCAAGCCTTCATGACATTTGGTTCAAAAGTGACTGTTATCGAAATGATGGACCGTATCGTACCAGCTATGGATGCGGAAGTTTCTAAGAATCTTCGCTTGATCCTTGAACGTAAAGGAATGACCATCTTAACTGATACTAAACTCCAAGAAATCATAGAGGAAAATGGTCAACTTCGTATCAAGGTTGAAGGAAAAGACGATATCATCGCAAGCAAAGCTCTTCTTTCAATTGGCCGTGTGCCAGACCTTGAAGGAATTGGCGATGTTGAGTTTGAATTGGATCGTGGACGCATCAAGGTCAACGAATATATGGAAACTTCTGTTCCAGGTATCTACGCACCAGGTGACATCAACGGTACTAAAATGTTGGCGCACGCAGCCTTCCGCATGGGTGAAGTTGCCGCTGAAAATGCCCTTAAAGGAAATCATGCTGTTGCCAAATTGAACTTGACTCCTGCAGCTATCTACACTCTTCCTGAAGTAGCAGCAGTAGGTCTAACTGAAGAACAAGCTCGTGAGAAATACGATGTGGCCATCGGTAAATTCAACTTTGCAGCTAACGGCCGTGCCATTGCATCAGATGCAGCTCAAGGTTTTGTAAAAGTCATTGCAGATAAGAAATACGGAGAAATTCTTGGTGTTCACATCATCGGTCCTGCAGCTGCAGAATTGATCAACGAAGCATCAAGCATTATCGAAATGGAAATCACTGTTGAAGAAATGCTGAAGACCATCCACGGCCACCCAACCTATTCTGAAGTGATGTACGAAGCATTTGCAGATGTACTAGGAATGGCCATCCATTCCCCTAAGAAAAAATAA
- a CDS encoding lipoate--protein ligase, with translation MKYIINHSNDTAFNIALEEYAFKHLLDEDQIFLLWINKPSIIVGRHQNTIEEINRDYVRENGIEVVRRISGGGAVYHDLNNLNYTIISKEDENKAFDFKSFSTPVINTLAQLGVKAEFTGRNDLEIDGKKFCGNAQAYINGRIMHHGCLLFDVDLSVLANALKVSKDKFESKGVKSVRARVTNIIDELPEKITVEEFRDLLLEYMKKEYPEMTEYVFSEEELAEINRIKDTKFGTWDWNYGKSPEFNVRRGTKFTSGKVEVFANVLESKIQDIKIYGDFFGIEDVAAVEDVLRGVKYEREDVLKALETIDITRYFAGISREEIAEAVVE, from the coding sequence ATGAAATATATTATCAATCATTCAAACGACACTGCCTTTAATATTGCCTTGGAAGAATATGCCTTTAAACACCTTTTGGATGAGGATCAAATCTTCCTACTTTGGATTAACAAACCATCTATCATTGTCGGGCGTCACCAGAATACTATTGAAGAAATCAACCGTGATTATGTTCGAGAAAATGGTATTGAGGTAGTCCGCCGTATCAGTGGTGGTGGAGCTGTTTACCACGATTTAAACAACCTCAACTACACTATTATCTCAAAAGAAGATGAAAACAAGGCCTTTGACTTCAAGAGCTTCTCAACTCCAGTTATCAATACCTTGGCTCAACTAGGCGTTAAAGCTGAGTTCACAGGCCGTAATGACCTTGAGATTGATGGCAAAAAATTCTGTGGCAATGCCCAAGCTTATATTAATGGACGTATTATGCACCATGGTTGCTTGCTCTTTGACGTTGATTTGTCAGTCCTTGCTAATGCCCTCAAGGTTTCAAAAGATAAATTTGAATCAAAAGGTGTGAAATCCGTCCGTGCCCGTGTAACCAATATCATCGATGAATTACCAGAAAAAATCACAGTTGAAGAATTCCGCGATTTGCTCTTGGAATACATGAAAAAAGAGTATCCAGAGATGACTGAATACGTTTTTTCTGAGGAAGAATTGGCTGAAATCAATCGCATCAAAGATACTAAGTTTGGAACTTGGGACTGGAACTACGGTAAATCACCTGAATTTAACGTCCGTCGTGGAACAAAATTCACTAGTGGTAAGGTAGAAGTCTTTGCCAATGTTCTTGAATCAAAAATCCAAGACATCAAGATTTATGGTGACTTCTTTGGTATCGAGGACGTTGCTGCAGTAGAAGATGTCCTCCGTGGAGTGAAATACGAACGCGAAGATGTTCTTAAGGCCTTAGAAACTATTGATATTACACGCTACTTTGCTGGTATTAGTCGTGAAGAAATCGCTGAAGCAGTAGTAGAATAA
- the xerS gene encoding tyrosine recombinase XerS: MKREILLERIDKLKQIMPWYVLEYYQSKLTVPYSFTTLYEYLKEYDRFFSWVLESGISNVDTMADIPLSVLEHMTKKDMESFILYLRERPLLNANTSKQGVSQTTINRTLSALSSLYKYLTEEVENDQGEPYFYRNVMKKVSTKKKKETLAARAENIKQKLFLGDETEGFLTYIDQEYPQQLSNRALSSFNKNKERDLAIIALLLASGVRLSEAVNLDLRDLNLKMMVIDVTRKGGKRDSVNVAAFAKPYLENYLAIRNQRYKTKKTDTALFLTLYRGVPNRIDASSVEKMVAKYSEDFKVRVTPHKLRHTLATRLYDATKSQVLVSHQLGHASTQVTDLYTHIVNDEQKNALDSL; this comes from the coding sequence ATGAAACGTGAGATTTTACTGGAACGAATCGACAAACTAAAACAAATCATGCCCTGGTATGTTCTGGAATACTACCAATCAAAGCTTACTGTTCCCTACAGTTTTACGACCTTGTACGAATACCTCAAGGAATACGATCGATTTTTTAGCTGGGTTTTGGAGTCTGGCATTTCAAACGTTGATACAATGGCCGATATCCCCTTATCTGTCTTAGAACATATGACAAAAAAAGACATGGAATCCTTTATCCTATATCTACGAGAACGACCTTTACTGAATGCCAATACAAGCAAACAAGGCGTTTCGCAGACAACCATCAATCGGACCTTATCAGCCCTTTCTAGTCTTTACAAGTATCTGACCGAGGAAGTTGAAAACGACCAGGGAGAACCCTATTTCTATCGTAATGTAATGAAGAAAGTTTCAACTAAGAAAAAGAAAGAAACCCTTGCTGCCAGAGCTGAAAACATCAAGCAAAAACTCTTTCTAGGTGATGAAACAGAAGGTTTTCTAACCTATATCGACCAGGAGTACCCACAACAACTCTCAAATCGCGCTCTCTCGTCATTTAATAAGAATAAAGAACGTGATTTGGCCATTATTGCCCTTCTCTTGGCATCTGGTGTTCGCTTATCTGAAGCTGTTAACCTGGACCTAAGAGACCTTAATCTCAAAATGATGGTCATTGATGTCACTCGAAAAGGTGGCAAACGTGACTCGGTTAATGTCGCGGCATTTGCAAAACCTTATCTAGAGAATTATCTAGCCATTCGAAATCAACGCTATAAGACGAAAAAGACGGATACAGCTCTCTTTCTGACCTTATATCGTGGTGTTCCCAATCGTATCGATGCTTCTAGCGTTGAAAAGATGGTTGCTAAGTACTCTGAGGACTTCAAAGTCCGTGTAACTCCTCACAAACTACGCCATACCCTGGCAACTAGGCTCTATGATGCTACTAAATCGCAAGTTTTGGTCAGCCACCAGTTAGGGCATGCTAGTACACAAGTCACTGACCTCTATACCCATATCGTCAATGATGAACAAAAGAATGCTTTGGATAGTTTATAG
- a CDS encoding ClC family H(+)/Cl(-) exchange transporter, whose amino-acid sequence MEEQSEILRSKKEFAFASSTILSQVGRGIIVGLVVGLIVGSFRFLIEKGFHLIQGLYQDQAHLVRNLFIIGLFYLIVCWLSAKLTRSEKDIKGSGIPQVEAELKGLMTLSWWSVLWKKYILGILAIASGLMLGREGPSIQLGAVGGKGIAKWLRSSPVEERSLIASGAAAGLAAAFNAPIAGLLFVIEEVYHHFSRFFWVSTLAASLVANFVSLLIFGLTPVLDMPDNIPLMTLDQYWIYLLMGVFLGLSGFFYEKAVLNVGRVYDWLAQKIRLDRAYYPILAFILIIPVGIFSPQILGGGNQLVLSLTKQDFSFQILLVYFLIRFIWSMISYGSGLPGGIFLPILALGSLLGALVGVICVNLGLVSQEQFPIFIILGMSGYFGAISKAPLTAMILVTEMVGDIRNLMPLGLVTLVAYIIMDLLKGAPVYEAMLEKMLPEEATDEGEVTLIEIPVSDKIAGKQVHELNLPHNVLITTQVHNGKSQTVNGSTRMYLGDMIHLVIPKSEIGKVKDLLL is encoded by the coding sequence ATGGAGGAACAGTCAGAAATACTCCGATCCAAGAAAGAATTTGCCTTTGCTTCAAGTACCATATTATCCCAAGTTGGGCGAGGAATCATCGTCGGGCTAGTTGTCGGGCTAATTGTTGGATCCTTTCGTTTCTTAATCGAAAAAGGCTTCCACCTGATACAAGGGCTCTATCAAGATCAAGCGCACCTAGTGCGCAATCTTTTTATCATTGGCCTATTTTATTTAATAGTTTGCTGGCTCAGTGCCAAATTAACTCGCTCAGAGAAAGATATCAAAGGCTCAGGAATCCCACAAGTTGAAGCCGAACTAAAGGGACTGATGACTCTTAGCTGGTGGAGTGTCCTCTGGAAAAAATATATTCTAGGGATTCTAGCTATTGCAAGTGGACTCATGCTAGGTCGAGAAGGGCCAAGTATTCAACTTGGAGCGGTCGGTGGTAAAGGTATTGCCAAGTGGCTCAGATCCAGTCCAGTAGAGGAACGTTCCTTGATTGCAAGTGGGGCTGCTGCAGGACTAGCAGCTGCCTTTAATGCACCAATCGCAGGTCTCCTCTTTGTTATAGAAGAAGTTTACCACCATTTTTCACGCTTTTTCTGGGTCTCCACTCTAGCAGCTAGTCTCGTAGCAAACTTTGTTTCGCTACTCATATTTGGTCTAACGCCAGTATTGGATATGCCTGACAACATTCCTCTCATGACCCTAGACCAGTATTGGATTTACCTCCTTATGGGAGTTTTTCTCGGGCTATCTGGTTTTTTCTATGAGAAAGCTGTACTTAATGTTGGTAGAGTTTATGATTGGCTTGCTCAAAAAATCCGTTTAGATAGAGCTTATTATCCAATTCTGGCCTTTATTCTCATCATACCAGTCGGAATTTTCTCACCACAGATCCTTGGTGGTGGAAATCAGCTAGTTCTTTCCCTAACTAAGCAAGATTTTAGTTTCCAAATTCTATTAGTTTACTTTTTGATCCGCTTTATCTGGAGCATGATTAGTTATGGAAGTGGCCTTCCAGGAGGAATTTTCCTACCAATTTTGGCCCTTGGTTCCTTACTTGGTGCCCTAGTTGGCGTCATTTGTGTTAATCTTGGTCTTGTCAGTCAGGAACAATTTCCAATATTTATCATTTTAGGAATGAGTGGCTACTTTGGAGCGATATCCAAGGCTCCCCTAACAGCCATGATTCTTGTAACCGAAATGGTAGGAGACATCCGAAATCTCATGCCCCTCGGACTTGTGACCTTGGTAGCCTACATCATCATGGATCTACTCAAGGGTGCGCCAGTCTATGAGGCTATGTTGGAAAAAATGCTGCCTGAAGAAGCGACAGATGAAGGAGAAGTTACCCTCATTGAAATTCCTGTATCAGACAAAATCGCTGGAAAACAGGTTCACGAACTCAACTTGCCACATAACGTACTCATCACCACCCAAGTCCATAATGGCAAGAGCCAAACAGTTAACGGCTCAACTAGAATGTATCTGGGTGATATGATTCACCTAGTGATTCCAAAAAGTGAAATTGGAAAAGTCAAAGATTTGTTGCTGTAG
- a CDS encoding ribonuclease HII: MTTIKEIRELLATVKDLDNPLFLELEKDSRTGVQKEISKRKKAIQAELEENIRLENMLSYEKELYKQGLTLIAGIDEVGRGPLAGPVVAAAVILPKNCKIRGLNDSKKIHKKKHLEIYQAVQEQALAIGIGIMDNQVIDQVNIYEATKLAMKEAISQLNPQPEHLLIDAMKLELPISQTAIIKGDANSLSIAAASIVAKVTRDNLMKDYDNQYPGYDFAANAGYGTTKHIEGLDKLGVTPIHRTSFEPVKTLVVANKES, from the coding sequence ATGACGACGATTAAAGAAATCAGAGAACTTCTTGCTACAGTCAAAGACTTAGACAATCCCCTGTTTCTTGAACTGGAAAAAGATAGCCGAACTGGAGTTCAAAAGGAAATCAGCAAGCGGAAAAAAGCCATTCAAGCTGAACTCGAGGAAAATATTCGTCTAGAAAACATGCTTTCCTATGAAAAAGAGCTTTATAAACAAGGCTTAACCTTAATTGCAGGTATTGACGAGGTCGGCCGCGGTCCTCTTGCTGGACCTGTAGTCGCTGCAGCGGTAATCTTACCTAAAAATTGTAAAATCAGAGGCCTCAACGATAGTAAGAAAATCCACAAAAAGAAACATTTGGAAATTTATCAAGCCGTTCAAGAACAAGCATTGGCAATCGGCATTGGAATCATGGATAATCAAGTCATTGACCAAGTCAATATCTATGAAGCAACTAAGCTTGCTATGAAAGAGGCAATCTCTCAGCTAAATCCACAACCTGAGCACCTCTTGATCGATGCCATGAAACTGGAATTGCCGATTTCCCAAACAGCCATTATCAAGGGAGATGCTAACTCGCTCTCTATCGCAGCCGCGTCCATAGTTGCCAAAGTGACACGGGATAATTTAATGAAGGATTATGACAACCAGTATCCTGGATATGATTTCGCTGCCAATGCTGGATATGGAACGACAAAACACATAGAAGGTCTTGATAAACTAGGAGTTACCCCAATTCATCGTACCAGTTTTGAACCTGTCAAAACACTGGTTGTAGCAAATAAAGAAAGTTAA